CCTAAATTTATTTACGATAAGGGCCcatgttgcattccaagaccTATTTACTTCCCACCTTGACAATGACGTTTATTTTCGCAccaacacaacgtaatgatacgAAGCGGCTGGCGAAAAAAGCTGTCATTTAGACAGCTCGGCGAAGCCGCAGGCCCCTTCATTTGGGGTCCTAGCGACGATATAGTAATAGTACATCAGCGCAATTCAATAATACATATTGCAATGAGCATACAGGAGTAAAATAATATACGGCCTAACTTTACGCAGCAAATGCAGTTCCTTTGCAGAGACACATAAAAAAGCAAAATATACATAATTTTATACAAATGTAATTTTGCTCGGTAGAGAGCATGAACAAAGCACAAGACTTGTAAAGGGAAAGCACCAGAAAGCAAAGttctacagcagagctgttatggtcgaggttttccCTGTGTCGTAGGTAGAAAATTGTCATTATGATTAATTAGCGCGCGCTGAATCACCGCCCAAGTATTCTGAATACGTAGTTAACAAGAGAAGCTCGCCCAAGTATTGTGTACATATGGTCAACAAGAGAAGCttaaacgtgcccaccagctgtGCAGTGACCCCGCCTTTAGCGACTTCGTGCCAGCTgctctctttttaggggcgaagcaccttagggtctcggcttgtctgCGTGTCATGTCGTAGTCACGGTCCATCACAAACGGGTAGgcgccacaaaaatggggcaaatcccactactctccaCCGGTCTATGCTATGCATCTTATGAGTTAAAgcttcgtcgttactgcctaaaacattatgtttggcttagcagcggtgtcagaatccccgacgaaatttaccaaggctgTCAAGTTTCTTATCCAAAGCaagagacacaaacgtggatcGCTACGGTAAGGTCGTCTATGTAAAAccccacttcttgaaacatatctgcaaagttatggtgctttactcgccaccggtccactaaatatgaagaaggaaacagttagcccaacgaatAGTCGACGCCGTCAGTGGCGCTgtaacacccttccctacatgccgtagggaattGAAACAGGCATGTGGGGAAGAAGAAGTaccaccttagggtaagctgcattccgacgcagttttccgacaaCGTTAGTGGAGCTCAAGCACCCTCCTCTACATGACGGGTTTCAGCcttgacaccactagtgcctcattaAGGAATTCTCTCTCAAAACGATGTGGGGAATTACCTCGGTGAGGCctttctcctccttcttctcttcttcttcttctgtctctcattgcccattagcagatattttgctgtgggaaacaacggcgcacactgcatgcttcgcccctccccaatttttattctctgttctgttttttctgtctttgtttgtctctgcttatttatatttctttctgtatctctatttctttatctttatttctctttctatcgttcattgtctttctttctctctatttctctctttcccattCTTTATATTTATGCTTTAGTCTCTCCCCTAATCCTTTCCCTTCTTAtcgccctcactttccttttctacccttttgctatacgatactatactgTACAAAGCTTATGCTAAGTTCTGCCAGCGTGTCTGGATTTCTGAGTGCTTAAGACGCTCACTTCGGTATCGTGGCTCCGTGGGTTTGAATACCGCCGCCTCatgagaattttttttcgccaagagtttttgtttctttatatctttctttctgtctgtccctcagtttctttctctctttctttcttcgccctcctcgtcaccctcactctCTCCTTCGCTTTCTGCTTTCCTCTTGCTATACGCCGGACAAAGCGGCGCACGTGccctggaagcgaagcagaacatgaagaagaggacgaagaggaagaacaCAATGACGAGAGcccgtgccggttcgtgatgatgataattttcagtCACGACACATTCCGCCGAGCTATAACAAGCTTGCTCTTTTGTCCCGTGTCTTCTTTCgcgctgtaatcacaatttgaagtagaacagtttcgctgttaaaataaaaaAACGTAGTTTTTTTCTTCAAAGAACTTCTGTTTTTGGGTCAAAATAACTGCGAATTGCTTTAAAGGCCATGTTCTCTGATTGAAGCCTTTACCTTTGCCCCTGAAAAGCCGGGGACCGAAGGCAGGCCGTTGGGACAAGAACGAcattctttcagttccatttttgcacccattgcaaagcttgttttctttcagactcGACCATTATGgaaggggcggagggggggggggggggggctctagtGGCGACACCTATGTACATGCATACGCTCTCCTTCAAAATAGCAGCAACACGCCAGTCTCACGCAGCCCCTACTCCTTCCTTTTCACCGCTTCGCTCCTCTCTTCTATATATCCTTCTTTCTTACGCTCTTCTCTCCTTCTCATTCGCGCTGTGTCATCTCACGTGTTTGTTTACGCACCAACCGACGCGATCCGCTTCGGGGACGGATTAATTTGACAGGCGCTAAGCTCCGGTGCGCGGCGGATCTGTCACGTGCGAGCGAAGGTCGTGCCGCGGCGGAACCCGTCGAGGCGACCCTAGTCCGCACTCAACCGGAGTGAACCGCCCTAGTGATGTCTACCCGTCAACCCCCAACAAACTGTGATCTGCTGCGGTGCGAAACGCAATCGGCTGGCGGAATTCTCGATTACGAAAATGATTTCGCTGGCGTCATATCCGTAACAGCCACTAGGCGGGTCCCCCTTCTTCCTGGGTCGCCGTTCCGCCAAACAGCTGACACGTTTTGGTGCGAGTGCAAGGGTAAACACATCCTTCCGCTTGCCTGTATAAATAATGTTACTTACTTATGCATTCTTGGAAGCTGGAGGACAACAGGTCGAAATGAAGCGGCTCATTGGGCGAACTCCATTTTTACCGACTCGCGCTTTTTGGACAACGAAACATAACGTTTGTGCGAACGAATTTGATCACGGCGTTCTTCTCATAACTGTGAAAAGCCTGTTAGTTGTGCAAACTGTGTGGCTTTATATGCGAACAAAATAGATGTAGGAAGTGCAGATGTGCGCGTATATTAAAACAAATGCAAGTTACTTTTTTCGCCATCTGCAATTATAAGTGCATGTGATCTCCGGTCTGTTTTAGGAAAAAGACTGCAATACAACACCAAATCTCAGAACGAAAGGaacagcacaaaaagaaaatttttaACTTTATGATTTTCCGCTTAGCTGTCCAGACGTGTTGTCTAAATAAACATTTACATTTAGCTAGGCAGCAACGTTTCGCATAGCTGCGCGTCGATTGAACTTTATACTGGCCAGTGATGAATTTGCACCTTTGCAATGTAATATAATGTAAtgtagcgcttgtgttgtcttgtcttcttgtgtcccgtccgttTGCGCCCGATCTAatacagaatgaaccaacgcgcccaacagagcattttaTTAGGCATTTTATTATGCCTCTTTGCAAGTTGTAGTATAATaaaccagacgggtttccgtcgaactctcgatttcaagTTACACATAAATACATAAATGTGTGCGTCTGTCGGTTTTGACAGACGTGAAGCGTAAGGAGATTAAATATGAAATTTTGATCTCCAGGATCCGACAGTATCTTACGAAGGAACAACCACCAATGGCTGTTTTTGAATTTCTGAGGCCACGCGATGtgctatttctatttatttatttatttatttatttattatttacaggttCTGCAGGCCTATGCttaggcccaagcaggaggggcaacaacaacaaaaaaagtacaATGTCACAGCACTTAATTAGACAACTTATAGTGCACTTGCACAACAGTGTTACGGCACATAAACAGTGATCAGAACACTCATGCGCAGCAGAAGTCAACTAACTACATTACTCGGGCACTGCGAATACATACACACACCATACACACACCATACGGGAACATTCTTTTTAACTTGGCACTAAGAAAGTTAGATGAATGACAATGTAGCTACGACGTGTGGACGTGTCTTTCTGTGCATACAACTCAATAACATTCCAAGAAATTGtcacctttttttgttttgttttttttcagtgATGCCGGCGGGGACCCTCCTCAAAGCAGCGTCTTCTCTTTTTCTATGATCTTGGTTTCACTCTGCTGTAAGTTCATGGTGCCCTTCTTGGTGTGCGTAGCCGTGTCTGTTGTATATTATGTAATATGTATTGTGGATGTTATCTGTGCTCTTCACTCTTACAgacatcggggggggggggggggggagactggAGAAGGTAGTGGAAGAAGAAATTTTAGTCAAAACACCACAGCAACACACTTTTCTAGCAACAACTCACATGCAAAAGCTACGCCATGGTCGAGGATATAGCGTAGTAAATGCTGACATATATAAGCCAGTGCTGCTTATGTAAATAATATCTGCGTTAGGCGAATACATACAGTGGCCCGCCTACGCTACTTTTTAGTCGtgtgtcttaaagggacactaaagagaaacaatcaatcggtttagatcgataaattgtgctctgagaactctaatgtcattaatttcgccatttaagaaaggagaaaatcaagttgaaaatctcatttttaaatctcgcgccgaaatcttcccgcgtgacgtcacgaatttcaaagtgtatttatcgtattttggcgccattggctcaacaaaattgccccaaacgtgatatgttaagtctatggcccccccaaaggacaatgtacttcatttttaccaattaggaatacgtagttcctagtaggcgccgtcaaaacatgtgacgtcacggtgaatggtgcggaaacttcaaggtggcgtcgccacctacattttgtttttgcgcgttttctcgcttactaagcctCTTCTCGCAGGaattgtggtgtttttggtatcgtgataGGTTACTTTACTTATATGAGAaagatcgttttgctctttagtgtccctttaacttcagGTATAACTTTCTATGCAGCTAGTATAGCTGGTACATACATGATACAAGCACGATCTCCAGAAGGAGGTGCAATGTGCGACACACATTTTCATGTGCATATGGGATGACGCTCGGTAGGACTGCTGTGTATAGTGTTTGCTTGAGTGGCAACCGGGTTGGCCGACTGAAGACATGTATAATAATGATCGAAGCTTGCGGGTGGTGTGAGCGGGGACGAGGGAAGGCAATTCTATGCACTTATTAGATATACATATTGCATCGCCTTACTCGATATATAAATTTGTGGGCGCGCGTTCTTACAAAATATTTATGGACGCGCGCTACCATTTTCCTAAAGATACGAAAGATGCAGAGAGAAAAAGTGTGTTACGCTATGCCATGTCAAAAATTAAACGCGTGTATAAAAGCATGAAAGCATCCTCGCCAGTGGACTAAAGTTTGTAGGTGAAAAAATCGATACCGCAGCGAGATGCCGAATACAGTGCGATCAATGCCGACCGCGTGACTTGCCTTTTAAGGGCACACTAAAGTTAAACAATGAATCgtcttagattgataaattgtgctctgagaactctagtgTCATGAATTTAACCGCCATAGGTTCACTAACCGAGGAGGAAATGaaggtgaaagtttcatttttaaatttcgcgccgaaatctccgcgcgtgacgaagcatatttttcgtattttggcgacattggctcaacgaaatttcctgaaacttggtatgctaagtgtctggcctcctcagaggacaatgtatttcatttttactgactacgaactacgtaggacctagtaggcaccgtcgaaatctatgacgtcacggcgtttggtgcgcgaGTTTCAAAATGGCGTCACCACCCggatttcttttacagcgaaagctgttatgagatcatttcaccggccgtttttggcgccgtagttgtccgccgccgccgccgccgccgccgccgccgctggtgtccataaccactatcgctcgaaataagaaaaaaaaacgaaataagaaaaaaattccaggatggaacgaggttcgaacctgggccctctgcgtaagagccagtattcaacctctgagccattccggtgcttggaactgctatgcaaaaaggtcctatacacagttcatgtcgggaaggaaccacattagcatatgcaatatagcgtggtagagagtaaaataagcaccaaacgtcgcgcaacgcgtcgcacaacgcgaattctgtaaccaggcgtcacacaatgctaattgcgcaatgagtaggttgttgaatgcttccaacccattacaaaggactctgccataattcttcatcgtcgtcaggcacagcatcaacaaagtgcgcataatgccttacatgcgtttagcaggtaccacggctcttcgtagaatgacgaaaaatgtcccagtgcctgctgccctacttctcaaacattacaatgattcatagcctagtgggttcctcgcaagtgcacttgtagtggttgccaaggaagcccataagcgcatgatccatttcctcggggtctcagataaattacagtgatttagagcgtagtgggtttctcgcaagtgcacttgtattggttgccaaggaagcccataagcggatgttccatttcctcggggtctcagtaaaattacaatgatttagagcgtagtgggttcctcgcaagtgcacttgtattggttgccaaagaatcccataagcgcatgatccatttacttggggtctcagtaaagttcttcaccccaccccgtctctctcccacggcaacgtatgttatacagcatgacgggagagggaaatagcaaccgggcatcacccaatgcaaattacttaactggtgggccgtttaaagcttccaacccattacaaagggctgagccataaatcttcatcatcatcagtcgtcgcgtcaacaaattgcacataatgccttacagacgtgcggctggtgcctcgcttctccgcagaatgacgaataatggcttagtaggtgcatcccaacttcacacaaattgtgatttatggcgtagtggctatctttctagtgtacttgtattgtagccccaagagagctgacaacgggatctagaaacgccgctcttccagcttttgctgtgactgtgctgcggtttcagcgcaggcctggcgtttttttttttttcttgcgcgcattttctcgcttaccaaacgtcttctcgcggcaagcgtggggattttggaattgtgggagagtaatttaccaatgtcagaaaaattgtttttctctttagtgtccgtttaagatAAGGAAACAAACGCAGAACGCACAGGTTTTCCTTTTGAAACATGTTTCACGACAGCGGGCATGCTATGTTCTGTCCGCGCCAAGCAGAAGTGCTAAAATCGACATCTCCTGTTGACATGTCTTGCGAATCAAGTAATAGTTACgaataattcattcattcattcagtcacaaaactttattaggagtcctgaagcccggtcttttcggaccgaggcgggccgcgtccacgtcggcaccgttaggccgagccttagggcgccatcgtgaaccctctttACAGCCCGTATTTGATCTTGAATAATTGACTATAGAAAAATACCATTGCAATTACAGTAACCGTTATCGAGTAAAGAAAGAACTAATCGGCCAATTACAAAAGTACAGGCACTTAACTGACAAGTAACCAATTACATGTAATCGATGAAGTACGAGTCTGCATATATACAGCCCTGGTGTTCTACCTGTCTGTCTTCTACCGTGTTTTCTCCTTTCTACGCTCTAATGGCATCTTTGTCTGTGCGCCTTGTCCTATTCTAGTCCTGGTCGGCTGCTGTCTATGCTACATGATCATGGTTGTGAAGAACTCTACCCAAGATTTCTACGTCAAATGGCTGAGCCGCCTAATACCGCTGGCCGGTGCCGGTTGCTCAGCGGGCATGGTGCTCTTGGCCATCAACCCCGTTGGTCATCTGCGGAGAGACGGCACCTGGGTGAGCGATTCTCTGGCGCACCTCCATAGGCCTTCCTGGTCTGAAGCACTTCGGAAGAAAGTTTgaacaatcgttttttttttatgacccGTCGAATATAAGActgtttattttacagcgaagatGTGTATGGCGATGGCTCCCTGTATTTTGCCAACGCGTCACCAAAATCGTATGTTCTCCACAAATTCAGCAAACCCCACCGCTCAACGCTGATCCACTAAAAATGCGGATTGGAATACATATAGGCAGCAAACACCAATCAAGATAGTGTGCAAAACTCCAAGAGCGTACGGCCACCCAGACAGGAGGACGCATGTCACAAAACGGAGAACGCGGCAAAAAGACTCAAGTACCATGCCGCACAAATTGAACACTTTAGAGGAGGATACGCTAATTTGGAGAACTTTGCCAACTGTCGTTTCAGCTTTGTCTGTGTGGCcactcgcttttctttttctattacTTCGAAGGTGGCGGTGTTTACTGGCGGTGATAATTTTCCTGTGACGACAACAGCGCTACGGTAACATCCCACTGACTAGAGTATAACCGTTCTTTTTGAACAACGCTTCGTCTGAAGATTCACCAGGCAAAGTGTTGTCATTCAGCATTCGTTTAAAGTGGCATTCGTTCTGCTTGAGTGCATTCTTCTTTTATCGCAGCTGTATCCCATCTTCGTGCCACACATGGTCGGAGCCGTGGGCATGTTCGCCAGCGGCATCAGCCTCATGTGGATCCTCGCCTGGTGCAACTACCTGCTCGACTACGGCGCCTGGAAAACCTCCTTTTACGCTCGGTGCCTCATTGCCACTGTTGGCATAATTTCGGGAGTCCTGAGTAAGAAGAACGATCACattcttttgtgtgcgtgtgtttgacTGACAGGCTTGGCGCGATCAACGAGGATCCGAACCAGGAAAGCGTCACTCCGGAGCAAACATTTAGGCAACACTACTCGAAGGCACACTGCCGAGTCATTGCCGGCGCTTGAGGTCGAAAGTTCTCAGGAAAGTTTGCTCCATGTCGGTGGACCTTTAAACATGGAATGTTAACACGTACCCTTGGTCAAACAGTGCCTCAACTGTGGAGTTCGTTCAGTAACTGTTGGTCACTTTTAAGTCTCCATCTCACCGCGAATTCACTGTCTTATTTTGACTAGATTGTTGTGTGATTGATTCGAACAGTACTGAAATTATAACGTACTGAACCGAACGCTGTTGAGGGCCGTGTGCGAAAATCGCGTACTTTCGTCATGTTTTCGGATGTAGCACAAGATTTAAATGTACAACTCTTAAGTAACTTAGCCTCGCAGGTGTGTTCCATCTTCAGCAAGTTTTTTCAGCGCGTAACAGGCGAGGACGAAAGACCGAGAAACAATAAGACACACTCAAGCGCTCATCTGTGTCTTATTGGTTCTCGCTCTTTCGTCTTCGTCTGTTTCACGCTTAAAAACATTGCtcaagatcatgaaccaacataCTCGTGCTTGAGTCCTCCTATGTTCCATCTATACTCCCAATATGACAGAGGAATCTGTAGCACCTATAGAGTTTTTAAATCTTTCTTCCAAATCATTGTTTTGTCAGCGCTTATTAGAGCAACTTACATGAAAAACAAGCGTTGAAAGTTTTCAAAGAACAACATATTTCGTTAAGCACTTGGGATATTCGCTCGCCTTTGATTATCTGGTATATGCGGAGCTGTTATGCACAGATTAAGACTGCTGTTTCTGTCAAGCTGTCGTTACTTTTCTTTTTACGAAATAGAAATGCTCCGTCATAGAAAGATGAGAACTTCGCGCTATTCCAGCACTCGCTGGCAGCGGTGTGCCACTCTGCAGCTCCTCTGAGCTTTGATCTTGAACACGTAGGAGGCATatgaatatgttcacatttatttCATTCGCGTGAACTGTAGTTTCGAGAGCTGGAGGGTCAGTACAGGAGTCTGGCCATAAGCCTTATACTAAAAAACTTCTCTATCACCGAAGAACAGCTTCACAGCTACACTTCGACTTCATATAATGGAGAATTATAGCCGGTCCATAGAGGTATCGCACTTTTAGGAATACTGGCTTGCAGGAGAGGTAAGGTTAAGGGTAGAAACAATGTTGAGAGCGCCATTTGGTGGCAGGGATCTTAAATAGGACAGAAAGCTGACATTACAGCACGGTGTCAGAATAgcttaggtggagcgacggcgcgttggaatgtggagaaatcggggacctctctccctttcttgccgaaaggaggcgcgcgcagGCCGGTCGGGACGGTGGCCGCCTGGCTATACCCAGGGCAAACTTGACGCTCCTAAcgttcggtgttttagcgtgtttagcgatatcgcaaggtcctgtgaggattgtgtggtattctAATATCATACACATAAGTTAAATATAAAGCCTTTGTAGTGTTTTATAcgtgacggttcggcatgcggcgtgaggctcataaacaccaccttcggcctcggcaacaccgtggcctaggcgatcgcgCCCGCATTTTGTCTAGAAgagtaaatctgcagttgcgtgcgTGATGCGGGTTGacttcacccttcatttgccctcgaaagaataattgatgtatttgcggtcaacctcatataaagagcaggtatcatgcgtaaggggcatttcgcatatgagatcaagggACCCTGCAcaatcttttactacgaaccgcttatttgcgaATTCCGTAACcatttgcgagaagacgaatGCTTTAATGTACTGGAATAgaataactctatttaggtctttcggggcgtgcactagcaccTGACGCGCCGCTCTCActtcggaaaatacaggattgaaataGAGTGCAGTAAAGTGGGCGACAGCCCACTTTATTGGGCGTACTTTTTGGGCGTAGTGGGCGTTGCCATCGGTCTTGTGACCGATGGCTACGAAGCCGCGCTTTGATATATTCAAACTAAATAGACTGCAATCACAGTATTGGCACAATCTATGAATTTTACATATTTCTGCCTAAAAAAGCTGCcttagctcgagtattgtatggtgcggctaaatgagAAGAGAGAATGTAGAATGGCACTCAAGACAGTTGGTGGTAGCAAAAGAGAAAATACTTTATTTATTCGACAGTGCATCATCTGTACCAGCACAACATGCACTGACAGGATAAAAGCCACAAAACACTAGACAAGCTTCGAAAGCTTTCCTAGCTTCTGCGTTTTGTCTGCTTCAACCTTCCGCAGCTGCTTACAGTATTGCCCCATCCTGACTACAACATAATAATGAAGCACTTTCGACATAACATCGACATTGTACTCGTGACAGGGAAATGATAACGTGCAATTTCCTCCGACATAGTCTATTGCCATGTCATATGCGTGCTTTTCTCTAGCATGTTTGCAAAATATTGCTTCAACATCCTTTAAGAACATAAACAGGCAAGTGTTTGTGTGCACCAGTCCCCCTCGCGTCTTAGTtttacttctgctactgcaacaaaccgCATGTCTGTGACGAAGCACTACAGGCACAATCAggatggcacatggtgagtcatgatggattggtcgttAAACGTACATTAACATTCattaccacgcgccagccagcacgtgtaacgTTGCAACGGCGGCTGCTGGAATCCACAACCCATGAGAGGAATTTTTAAACTACCATTGTCAgttgtgttgctttcttctgacaaccatcatttagtgaaatgtcaccccccccccctctctctctctcgccccgcTTCCTTTTTTAGGGAATACCTTTCTCTTTTTGACTAAACtagttcgggtccgccacggtggatcagtggctaaggtgctcggcggtcgcatttcggtagaggcggaatggtagaggcctgtgtactcggcacgttaaagaacaccagatggccgaaatttccggagccctccactacggcgtctctcataatcatatcgtcgttttgggacggaaaacaccagatattattattaatattccaGTTCGTCAAGGCGACCTcacccaatttgccacggtggacttatttgtgcacgagctaaaatatttttgaaattcgtgttcacctgtaaactcattatcgctgttcgcagaagctatatttcctatgagttcccatctgttggctaccgccactaaATTTTCTTGATGCTGTGCATTTAATTTCAAATCAGAgggatatgtgcggttaccctaaTAAAAAACGAACGACCAGCAGCTAAGaggtgtcgcaaatgcagctttgtaagcgacacggcccccgttgaagcggctgacctgaaggatggatggatggatgtatgctatgagcgtcccctttacaacagggcggtgacatgtctgccaccaggctcgaagaaaaaaaaagacttccttgtttcatgttggcctaataccttatctacattgattaaatctatgttataccaaaaaaatataaattcatggtccatctccctgcctcttaaggcagaatgaccttattttccccattatttatttttgtattttatctctacttttctgccaccaatactctaaccgtctcttacttatttctatcgcggacgtgttcagctttccattgttgtccctaaaacccaaggcttcatgtagactcgtgcccacacgtatacctgggtgaatatcgccacattcaatcagtatatgttccatcgtttccttagttcccccgcagcatgtacattgttcttcttcgttactgaatctcgctttatcactacgcgttctaaggcagcccgaccttgcttcaaacagtaaagcgcttccccttgaattatcataaaacctttccctccttatttcgttttttccctttcggtagctactcagagccggcttcttttccatcgctgtcaacaaataagtcctctccgcctctctgatcttccgtttaatgctccttgttgccatatcgcccgcactgctagccgtatatatACTGGTGAGCCTccaagttctttttctccactgcgtgtcaacgctttttctatacaaatacctgaaaaccttctctgcccatctactcttcttcattttcctcagcctctcttcgaatctcattttgct
This window of the Rhipicephalus sanguineus isolate Rsan-2018 chromosome 2, BIME_Rsan_1.4, whole genome shotgun sequence genome carries:
- the LOC119383631 gene encoding DNA damage-regulated autophagy modulator protein 1, producing the protein MEIVITKLQYISYLGFLCGAVGIITSYAIAVSRGDVEPWLPYISDAGGDPPQSSVFSFSMILVSLCFLVGCCLCYMIMVVKNSTQDFYVKWLSRLIPLAGAGCSAGMVLLAINPVGHLRRDGTWLYPIFVPHMVGAVGMFASGISLMWILAWCNYLLDYGAWKTSFYARCLIATVGIISGVLTIAYCPLGQAEELGPLPNGPRKYPEGILVSTISEWVVVLTFIAFTLSFAAEFRKFKLTLKLEYISEPNSSHTQLKTAAENHGETCLREESPASPK